Sequence from the Atribacterota bacterium genome:
GAAATAATAATGAGAAACATTTTTAGAAGATTCATATTGGCTATCTCCTTTCTTACTGTTTTGCCTGTTGATTGGCTCTTTATCAGAAATATCCCTGAAAATCAAGACTTTATTAAAGATGACCTCTCAAAATCCAGTATATTTTTCCCGATAGTGGGCATCCTGATTGGCCTCATTCTGGCGGGTACTAATTATTTGCTCCAGTATACTCCATTTGATTTTTTGTTATCTACTGGAATTATACTTACTATATGGGTATTCTTAAGCGGAGGTCTGCACCTGGAAGGCTTTGGGGATATGGTAGACGGATTCTCCGGTGGCAAAAACCAGAAAGAGATTATCCGGATTATGAAAGATGGTGCAATAGGCTCAAAGGGTGCTATTGCTTTAATCCTGCTGATTCTTTTAAAACTATTATTAATATATACACTACACCCATTTTATAGAATAGAAGCACTGTTACTAACTCCGGTTATAGGAAGATGGTCTATGGTTCTGGCAGGCTATTTTGGCAAACCGGCCTCCTCGGATAATTCTCTATCACAGATGTTTACTGTTTATCTGGGAGAAAAAGAAATAATTCTGGCTACAATTATTACAATACTATACGGTTATTACTTATTATCATACCCTTTACTTTATTTTCTCGTGTTATCGGGATTTATTACTTATCTGCTTATTTCATATTCCTTTTCTAAAATGCAGGGCATTTGCGGGGATGTTATTGGTGCAACAAATGAGCTGACAGAAATAGTAGTTTTATTGATTTTTCAACTGTTATAATATGGTATATAAAATTAATCTTAATTAACCAGAAAGGTTTAAAATTGAACCCGGATAATAAATTAATACAAAATAATCAGCGGCTTAAACAGGGGACAACCCTGGTATTAATTGTGCTTTTAGCCAACACCCTGCTGGTAGTCTTTAAATACTGGATTGGTTTGCAGCTTAATTCAGTCGCCATCATGGCAGAGGCCTGGCACGGCCTTTCTGATTCCTTAACAACTATTATAGTGTTTATTGGTTTTCGAATAGCAGGTAAACCGCCGGACAAAGAGCACCCTTTTGGACATGGACGAATGGAAGTTATATCATCTTTGGTTATTGCAGTTATACTTTCCCTGGTATCTTTTAATTTTTTTATAGATTCGGTTAACCGGATAATTCAAAGACAGTCCATTGAGTATAATCAGGCAGCACTAATTATTTTTATCGCATCTGTAATGTTAAAAGAATTTATGGCTCAAATCTCAATAAGTATTGGCAGAAAAATCAAATCAGAAGCCCTTATTACTGATGGATGGCATCATCGCAGTGATGCTTTTGCCTCATTGATTATTATCATCGGTATTTTCTTAAATCCTTACTTCTGGTGGATTGACGGGATAATGGGAATCATTATTTCCCTGATTATTGCTAAAATAGCATATAATATATTAAGTGATACTGTCAGTAAACTCATCGGTGAGGAGCCGGGAGAAGAATTTAACAGAGAATTAAAAAGAATTGTACAGGATAATACTGTCAAAAATGTTAAACTACACCATATCCACCTGCATAGGTATGGGGATCACCGGGAGTTAACCTTTCATATTGTCTTGCCGGAGGAAATGAAACTTGGGCAGGCTCATGAGATTGCCACCGGGCTGGAACAAAAGATTAATAGCCATTTGAATGTAGAAACAACTATTCATATAGAATCAGAGGAGGATTAGAATTAAAAAGTTTTTTACTTAATTTTCCAGACCTTACTATTTTCAATAAATGACATATTATTTATATTATTAAGAAAAGAGAAAGGAGTGATTTAAAATGAAAATAAGCGCCAGAAATATGTTAAAAGGTATTATTAAAGAGATTAAAGAGGGTGCAGTTAATGATGAGATAATCGTTGAATTACCCAATGGAATGGAGATAACCTCTGTAATTACTAAATCATCTGTTCAGAACCTGGGATTAGAAAAAAGTAAAGAAGTATATGCCGTTATTAAAGCCAGCAATGTGATGATAGCTGTGGATGATTGAAAATAATTAAATTTATTCTCTATGTCTGATCTGTTGTTTGTTGACAAAATACTAATATCATTTATAATTTACAAAGGTGTTATTATAATAACACCTTTGTAAATATTTTATTTATCAATAAATAAATCTCTTCGATTTACCTGGTCTAAGGATTAATCTATGACCGGTAAACGCAAGGCTCAAAAAGTCTTAAGGGCATAAATAGAAATACTTATGCCTCCCGTATTTGGAAAGGAGAGAATCATGAAACCAGTAATATATAGCAGTGTTTTTTGATATAGCTTATTTTTAAGAATATCAAAAATCACTGCTATTTTATTTTCAGAAAAATTGTTGATGATAGAAAAGTAAAAATGACAATAAAAAGAAGAAAAGGTTTTGCTTATTAGGATGAA
This genomic interval carries:
- a CDS encoding cation diffusion facilitator family transporter, producing the protein MNPDNKLIQNNQRLKQGTTLVLIVLLANTLLVVFKYWIGLQLNSVAIMAEAWHGLSDSLTTIIVFIGFRIAGKPPDKEHPFGHGRMEVISSLVIAVILSLVSFNFFIDSVNRIIQRQSIEYNQAALIIFIASVMLKEFMAQISISIGRKIKSEALITDGWHHRSDAFASLIIIIGIFLNPYFWWIDGIMGIIISLIIAKIAYNILSDTVSKLIGEEPGEEFNRELKRIVQDNTVKNVKLHHIHLHRYGDHRELTFHIVLPEEMKLGQAHEIATGLEQKINSHLNVETTIHIESEED
- a CDS encoding molybdopterin-binding protein translates to MKISARNMLKGIIKEIKEGAVNDEIIVELPNGMEITSVITKSSVQNLGLEKSKEVYAVIKASNVMIAVDD
- the cobS gene encoding adenosylcobinamide-GDP ribazoletransferase: MRNIFRRFILAISFLTVLPVDWLFIRNIPENQDFIKDDLSKSSIFFPIVGILIGLILAGTNYLLQYTPFDFLLSTGIILTIWVFLSGGLHLEGFGDMVDGFSGGKNQKEIIRIMKDGAIGSKGAIALILLILLKLLLIYTLHPFYRIEALLLTPVIGRWSMVLAGYFGKPASSDNSLSQMFTVYLGEKEIILATIITILYGYYLLSYPLLYFLVLSGFITYLLISYSFSKMQGICGDVIGATNELTEIVVLLIFQLL